In Pedobacter sp. W3I1, one DNA window encodes the following:
- a CDS encoding aminotransferase class V-fold PLP-dependent enzyme: MNPSFPILTAYTYLNTANSGILSTNLAEWRTKHDQDFIAGGSIFRMENLPLITEVRNNMAKFFSSKSENTYLVQNFSVGFNTLLSGLDKNHRFLLLEEEYPSVSYPVISMGFEYHSIAIDEKLEENIVSAIEKFKPTVLAFSIVQYISGLRMDDEFIQKLKTTYPDLLLIGDGTQFLGTTNFNFEKSGLDALIGSGYKWLLAGYGNGYAFLSDRMKDAIYSKNKLAELPTAPFLKGKDHLSMCFEPGHLDTLNFGTLKESLNYLGSMGFDWIEKTTQAISNKARLALNSRGLIPDWILERKYQSTIMSMPLDQKTVEKIAAAKILCSPRGTGTRISFHYYNTEEDLNQLLRVLDNRS, from the coding sequence ATGAACCCATCTTTTCCGATCCTCACAGCATATACTTATCTCAATACTGCTAATTCAGGCATTTTATCTACCAATCTGGCAGAATGGAGAACTAAACATGATCAAGACTTTATTGCCGGAGGAAGTATTTTCAGAATGGAAAATCTGCCCCTCATTACCGAGGTCAGAAATAACATGGCTAAATTTTTCAGTTCAAAATCCGAGAACACCTATTTGGTTCAGAATTTCTCAGTTGGTTTTAATACTTTATTGAGTGGATTGGATAAAAATCACCGTTTTCTGTTATTGGAAGAGGAATATCCATCTGTGAGTTATCCTGTAATCAGTATGGGTTTTGAATACCATAGCATAGCCATTGATGAAAAGTTAGAAGAAAATATTGTCAGTGCCATTGAAAAATTTAAGCCTACTGTGCTGGCATTTAGCATCGTGCAATACATCAGTGGATTAAGGATGGATGATGAATTTATCCAGAAACTAAAAACCACATACCCTGATCTTTTATTGATCGGTGATGGCACTCAGTTTTTAGGCACAACCAATTTTAACTTTGAAAAATCAGGTTTGGATGCTTTGATCGGAAGTGGCTACAAATGGCTTTTAGCTGGATATGGAAACGGTTACGCATTTCTTTCCGATCGAATGAAAGATGCGATTTACAGTAAAAACAAATTGGCCGAGCTGCCTACAGCACCCTTTTTAAAAGGAAAAGACCATTTATCGATGTGTTTCGAACCCGGGCATTTAGACACTTTAAATTTTGGCACACTCAAAGAAAGCTTAAATTATCTTGGCTCAATGGGTTTCGATTGGATTGAAAAAACCACACAGGCAATTTCCAACAAAGCCAGGCTAGCATTAAATTCAAGGGGATTAATTCCAGATTGGATATTGGAACGAAAATATCAATCTACCATTATGAGTATGCCATTGGATCAAAAAACAGTAGAGAAAATCGCAGCAGCCAAGATACTATGTTCACCAAGGGGAACAGGCACGAGGATTTCGTTTCACTATTATAA
- a CDS encoding DinB family protein — MENQTLLLVTELKKLLNGGGAHVGFKDAVANLPFNLLGEKPYNLPYSIWQLAEHIKIAQWDMLEFSKDRSHQSPKWPDEYWPKELAPKDEQTWNNTLKQIDADLKEFIALLDSSDLYMPIPHGDGQSVLREALQIADHNAYHIAEIVVIRRLLGAWKS, encoded by the coding sequence ATGGAAAATCAAACATTGTTACTGGTTACAGAACTTAAAAAATTATTAAATGGGGGTGGAGCACATGTAGGGTTTAAAGATGCTGTTGCCAATCTGCCTTTTAATCTCTTGGGCGAAAAGCCTTACAACTTACCTTATAGCATTTGGCAATTGGCCGAACACATTAAAATCGCCCAGTGGGATATGCTTGAATTTAGTAAGGACAGATCGCATCAATCGCCTAAATGGCCAGACGAATATTGGCCTAAAGAACTGGCGCCTAAGGATGAACAAACCTGGAACAATACACTAAAACAGATTGATGCTGATTTGAAAGAATTTATTGCTTTGTTAGATTCTTCAGATTTATATATGCCAATTCCGCATGGCGATGGACAAAGTGTATTACGTGAGGCCTTGCAGATTGCCGATCATAATGCCTATCATATTGCTGAAATTGTGGTGATCAGGCGTTTGTTGGGCGCCTGGAAAAGTTGA
- a CDS encoding VOC family protein, with protein sequence MLQNSKAFSSFSVDDVQKAKDFYQGVLGIEVKDNPMGLIELVISGSANVLLYPKPNHVPATFTVLNFPVENIDQAADELIAKGIKFEIYNEAYLKTDSKGISRGNGGPNIAWFRDPAGNILSILETA encoded by the coding sequence ATGTTACAAAACTCAAAAGCATTCAGCTCATTTTCTGTAGACGATGTACAGAAAGCAAAAGATTTTTATCAGGGAGTATTGGGTATCGAAGTTAAAGATAATCCAATGGGCTTAATTGAATTGGTTATTTCCGGATCAGCAAATGTATTACTTTATCCAAAGCCTAATCATGTTCCGGCAACTTTTACGGTGCTTAATTTTCCTGTCGAAAATATAGATCAAGCCGCCGACGAACTTATTGCCAAGGGAATAAAGTTCGAGATTTACAATGAAGCGTATCTTAAAACGGACAGTAAAGGCATCTCCAGGGGAAACGGTGGGCCAAACATTGCCTGGTTTAGAGATCCTGCTGGCAATATTTTGTCCATTTTGGAAACTGCTTAG